The Corylus avellana chromosome ca11, CavTom2PMs-1.0 genome contains the following window.
AAGTGATATCATGTGGGTGTGACttgataaaatttaattatggtacattttgtatttttccagTCAGTAGTGTTGACTGGCCCCAAAGTTTTGCAGGGAGCAAAAAAAGTATGGGATGACACCATCAAAGAAAGCTGTGGATCTTAAGATATTGAATGAATTGGTGTCCTTGGGGTAAGCATGCCAACCAATATGAATTTTTAGGGCTTGTGGTATACTATTCAGGAACTTTGTATCTAGTTCTATAACATTCTTTATGTCTGAATTTTTATCTTTGAAAAGTGTAAACTTTAAATAGCTTGTTGCTGCCTTTGATTTTGAGGGAACTGTAATATTAAACTGAAGCTTCAGTGTGATGATGCCTACTGTCCATGACCATATATGCACATTGCATGAACCCCCATCTAGTTACTAATTAAGCTATGAATTGCTTAAATTGGCAGGTTTGAAAAGGAGCTCGCCGCTGAAGCCCTTCGAAGAAATGAGAATGACTTTCAGAAGGCGTTGGATGATTTGACAAATCCAGAAGCTAATTCTGCCATACAGGTCACCTCACATTTCCAATGAAATAGATTTGGTTTTAATGTATTTCATACATCTATCAGTACCAACTTTCTCTACCCGCAGGTTGATATTGAgtcaaggaaaaggaaaagacagCAAAAAGCATCAGAAGCTGCAATTGTACAGCTTGTAGGAATGGGTTTTGACAGATCAAGAGGTAactaattgaatgaaaaaatattgcaGTATCACTTACGGTAGTCCTTTTATGTCCAtctttgtcatttattttaccCTTGTTTCAAGAAGACCTGTTCCTTTGGGTGGTAAAGTCACCAAACCTTCTCATTGATTTCCCTTTTACTGATTCTTCTTACTCCAAGAGTGTATATTCTTGAGGAATTGAAAAATGAGTAGAAAACTCTGGCAATTCCCACCGAATCTATTCTTCAACATTTTGATCTGATATAGGGTTGTAGGGCATCTGAGAGAGACATAACTAGTATCAGAAAAGCTTCGATTGATTTTCTGCATCTCAAACCTCTACCACTTTATCGCAACTAACAGGACTCTGTGGTTTCTTGTGTGCAGTGGTTTCTGCTCTTCAGGCTGGTGGCACTATAGAGCAAGCAATGAATCTGCTTCTCTCACAACCACCCGAGTTTGCTGCTAACAACAATTCAGAATCTGAGCCAAACCCAGGGATTTCTGCTGATTACAGTGCCAATTCTTCCATTCCAATGCTTTCTGATGCTTCTAGCAGCATCGACGGTGTTGAAGGAGCATCAACTTCCATTGAAGTAGAAGATCGGGACGCAGAGATGGAAGATGAACTTGCTGGAGAACTAGCAAAAGGGGATGCTTTAACAGACTATGACATCGAAGTTGTAAAGGAAGGTGAAGCCGTAACTGAGTACTTGGCTCTGCTGGAGTCAGCAGGCAAATAGTGTGAGAAGTTGACTTTAGGTGATACTTCATACTAGATATATGTGAATAGTAGgatggtatatatatgtaacGGAGCTGCTTAATAAATAGATGTATGAAGTTCACTCATGGTGATGGAATGGGCATTTCACTATAGAGTTGACAAACACTTCTAATTGGCATATTACAGAATATCTATCATATTTCCTGTCACAAGGGTTTGTATTTTATCCTGATGtagctttctctttctctttttcttttttgggtgagAAATGGGATGTTTGTTCAAAATGGCAAGATTTGGTGGCTACTCCCATTGGTCTTAGCTCCCAAATTGTGAATAAAATGGTGATTTATACTCTGTAGGGAGCATTAATGGCCAGCCGAAAATATCTAAGAGAGGGATTAGTCAAGGTTGAGCTGGGATTTAGCCTATTGTTGTGTTCCATGTCACCTTTGATGATAGCTTTCTCCaaagattcaaagaaaaatgctagTTACATTTGTGTTATAATTCCAAAATTACtagttaatttgaaaattttttgaaattacttaACATTCATGAATGTCTTTCTATAAATTACTCACTCAATGTAGACaactcatcttctcaatatagaTTCAGAGTGTTACATATAATATCCATTTAATTGGCGAGatgtaacccaaaaaaaaaaagatcaaccatgtaaaaaattatatatatatatatatatatataaaaaaaaaaattaatgtaatatatataattgtttggGTTGGATATATCAGTTTTACCAACATCTTAAACCTGAAAATTGACTTAACCTAATTAGAATTACATTCTTCTTCATCTAGGGCGGATGATTTGTTACACAACCTGTGAGCCCGATACAAAATTAGCAGACTAGAAAGTAAAATAGAATTAGAGTTAAAACAGTTGACCCGATTATACACGATTAATAAACGGGCCAATTTCGAGTCAACTCACTTAACTCGCGAATAACCCTCATAACCCGtataaattgatttatttattttttatcataaaaaaatttataacccTAAGACAAAATAGTACCCTTGGTCTCTTCCCTAATTGGAAATATATAACTTTGATAGTGTAgttcattttcttaataattgGAAATTATTGTGTCAATATCTTGGTATAAAATGACATTTCATGCTCAatgattgagaatttttttaattaactgaGTTATGCAGATCGGGTTAGGTGAACCTAACATGGTCTATTTAGTAAATAGGTTACGCAAATTAAATCGAGTCACCCGTCTATTTAAATAAATCGTGTCATAGTTGAAAGGactaacccgtttaattaaaaatatcaaattcaaGTTAActcatataattttaaattaatatatcaaCACAACCCGAACTTAATACGCAACACGAATTGCTAACCCTACTTCCTTCGTAGCAATAGATGGTGAAGTTTACACAAACTCCATCAATTTCAATTAGAATTGTCAGGTCAACCGATTTGGGCCAACCCAATGATTAGCCTAACGAATGCTGGAATAATTACTAAAGAAAGTCTTATTCCTTAGGatcgatatatatataaggaagtATCGTAATATGTGCAGGACTTCAATTTCTCAGAAATTGTTGAGAGGGATAGAGGATAATCTTCTTGGAGAGCTATCGACAGGGATGATGAACTCAAACAAAAACTTGTAAGGGATCAATTTTATATCTATCTTCTGAcaggaaaagcaaaaaaaaaaaaggattatcTATCTATTGCATTGGTGGGCAAATGAAATAGATAAACAGTTATATGTCACTCTTGTTTAATTCATATTGACAAACTCTCTACTTAACAGTTATATGTCACTCTTCCGAATCATAAATAGATGGACCTTCATTGTCCGTGACTAATATGATCTTCTGTTCTTTGGATTCTTCCTCCACTTTTGTTTGCTTATAATCTTTGGGAAGCACATTACAGTTAATGGTGTGCCACACTGGTCTCTCTTCTTGGAACAATCTGCCAGATCAAAGGTGGTCATCAGACCTAGCATGTAATGCAATGCCATTACACAAAACACATGCAGGAATAACACACATTGAGCACCATACAATGGCATGCTTCCATCAGTAACAAAAGCAATTCCTTTTTTCCATCGGTAACAAAAgcaattccttttttttccagCACATCAGGGACcaagattctctcaatttcatttgaaatgagtACAAATGGAAAGTACCAATTtcatggtcaagatttaaagtaTGTGCATTTAACGTTGTACATAATCTCACATTAATTAAACTTCTTAAAATACAGGCCAATATTAACATCATGAACCCCGTTAGATGCATGAACTTTAAATCCTAAcaatgaaatgaatagtatcCAATTCATTATAAATGGAGACAATCCTATTCCACACATcaggtagagagagagagagagagaagagactTACGGGTGGTTGCAAAGCATTGGGCATTGAACCGTAAGCGCATATTTGCAAGTGGACAGCTCTGTAATAGAACTAATCATAGTTCTGGGCTCAGAGCATACAAATCTCACCTGcgaatgaaaacaagaaaagaatgGACATGAGAGAGATGGGAATTGAAAACCACTAgattttcaattatttcataCCTCTGTCTGTCGTGGCTCATTTGTAAGATCACATATGGTTCCATTGGTATACTGATGAGCATGATACCTATATGAACAGTTCAATATGATAATTGTATCTTTTCTTGACCCAAGTCTTTCCCAATTAAAGACAATTTTTCCTCCTCTGTTTTAATGAAATCATACCTTTGAGATGCATCCTTTGAGCGAGGATCTTCCAGTGTAGAAATTTCAGATATATTCTGGTTGAAAGCAGCTGTAGCCTCTGCATCATACTGACCTAAGACAAACTCCTGAACCACCTGTAACAGGAGAAAAAGTTATCAGATTAGCACATGATTCTAAAAAATTTCAGGTctttaaaactcttaaaacaATTCCAATAAGGGTAGCCACAACAAGAATGAAATTTACAACTAGCTGCTGCTTGCTACTACTGCCATTGCTAATAAACAaaactaaaccaaaaaaaaagaaaaaaaaaaggggaataTAGGAGAAGATGACCTTAAAGCCACTTCAGGAATACCTTTTCATCCTCCACATGAACCTGAACTAACTTCTTCTGATAGCAAAATTCATATGACCACCAACCTTCTTGCTGCATAAAGGATTTGGTAACGtagaaattttataaaagatgAAGTATTATTTCAACCATGGCAGAGAATTAAGACAGTTTTGGGGTCACAGATCGAACTCTTATAAGGCATCGGTCCTTCAGTACTTCAAGCAGCTCATCTGGTGTCTTCATTTTAATTCGCTTCTCAGTTTCCACAACCATGCTGCTTATATTGTGCTGAGTAACTGGCTTTCCACTCTTAGCTTTCTCAACCTTAggcaaaaagcataaaaaattcTCTCCATTTTTATCAGGCATAATCACGGACTCCTGGTCATCATCCTGCCAGAattcaggaaaaagaaaaagaaaaaaagagaccCAATTATTAGATAACACTATCACTGGATGTACCCTCTCTTCTGCAGTTcacataaatataataaatttcataaacaCACAGAACTAGGAAGGAAACCAAATATGGATTATAACTTAATAAGTGAATCAAAAATGTGATCCCGAAACTCACCAAGGCCTTATGCAAGGTCTAGAATCTTGTCAAACAGAACTTGACAAAATAATGATGACTAATAAAAACCCAGGCAGTAAATAATTGCAAAGACAAGGCACCTCCACCCATTTGCAATGTGTTAAGCACCTAAAAGTGCAACTGTGGCTTGCTGTTTAAATCCTACTCTTGCACAAGGGAACCGAGACATAATTTACTCAGTGAAACAAAAATGTGATCCCATAACTATGGGAGGTCCAGAGTCTTATATAGAGGAACAAGACAGAATGACTATGACTAATAAAAAAGCCAGGCAAAGCACTTCCATCCATTTGCAATAAGGTTAAGCACTTAAAAGTGTATTATGGCTTGCTGTTTAAATCCTGCTCTTGCACAAGCGAACTGAACCACCTTTCTTTCCTGTCTCTCAAATATTTTGTCTCCTAGTAGTGGCAAAAAGGCACTAATTGCAAAAGAACTTGTGCTAATATGAACTTTTACGCTGGaataaattagaagaaataaTGTCCAACTTCTAAGAGGTAACACGGTACATGCCAATTACATCGTTCCCCCCCgccccccacaaaaaaaaaaaaaaaaaaagatctccAAAGAAGACCATAAACCCAAATTTgcctcaaaaataaaaaaaaagaaaaaaataataataatctttaaAAACCATAGCACTTGAAGGACCCATTGAAC
Protein-coding sequences here:
- the LOC132164919 gene encoding protein OS-9 homolog — encoded protein: MKVLWLILLSYALCHRVLADQIFSGHVGTFGHSFREPKYKIEFHPEDSPFHPDDDQESVIMPDKNGENFLCFLPKVEKAKSGKPVTQHNISSMVVETEKRIKMKTPDELLEVLKDRCLIRQEGWWSYEFCYQKKLVQVHVEDEKVVQEFVLGQYDAEATAAFNQNISEISTLEDPRSKDASQRYHAHQYTNGTICDLTNEPRQTEVRFVCSEPRTMISSITELSTCKYALTVQCPMLCNHPLFQEERPVWHTINCNVLPKDYKQTKVEEESKEQKIILVTDNEGPSIYDSEE